One Pseudonocardia sediminis DNA window includes the following coding sequences:
- a CDS encoding LLM class flavin-dependent oxidoreductase — translation MPSPSVPLAKLGFLTIGSFDADDPRAGHETTLEVIELGERLGFDSAWLRHRHLQYGISSPVAVLAAASQRTSRIEFGTAVTPLGWENPLRLAEDLSTVDILSGGRVHPGVSVGPPMHFADVRETLYPDTADAEDFTYERVKRFVGLVRGDTASTFSGVEGIEQFSDRVQPHAPGLADRIWYGAASLNSARWAGEQGLNLLTSSVVKAFGPDDTDFAAIQHGQIEAFRSAHPDGAAARVSQGLVVIPTDSATAEQREKYTAYVDARTPRTAKPQGPANMLFAQDLVGTSDEIAERLYAHAAFRDVTEVVFALPFSFAAADYEQILTDIATKLGPALGWSPR, via the coding sequence GTGCCGTCCCCGTCCGTCCCGCTCGCGAAGCTGGGTTTCCTCACCATCGGCTCGTTCGACGCCGACGACCCCCGCGCCGGGCACGAGACCACCCTCGAGGTGATCGAGCTCGGCGAGCGGCTCGGCTTCGACAGCGCCTGGCTGCGGCACCGGCACCTGCAGTACGGCATCTCCTCCCCCGTCGCCGTGCTGGCCGCGGCCTCGCAGCGCACCAGCCGGATCGAGTTCGGCACCGCCGTGACGCCCCTGGGCTGGGAGAACCCGCTGCGCCTGGCCGAGGACCTCTCGACCGTCGACATCCTGTCCGGCGGCCGCGTGCACCCCGGTGTGAGCGTCGGGCCGCCGATGCACTTCGCCGACGTCCGCGAGACGCTCTACCCCGACACCGCCGACGCCGAGGACTTCACCTACGAGCGGGTGAAGCGGTTCGTCGGCCTCGTCCGCGGCGACACCGCCAGCACGTTCTCCGGGGTCGAGGGCATCGAGCAGTTCTCCGACCGCGTCCAGCCGCACGCGCCCGGCCTGGCCGACCGGATCTGGTACGGCGCCGCCAGCCTGAACTCCGCCCGGTGGGCCGGTGAGCAGGGCCTGAACCTGCTGACCAGCAGCGTCGTCAAGGCGTTCGGGCCCGACGACACCGACTTCGCCGCCATCCAGCACGGCCAGATCGAGGCGTTCCGCAGCGCCCACCCCGACGGCGCCGCCGCCCGCGTCTCGCAGGGCCTCGTCGTGATCCCGACCGACAGCGCCACCGCGGAGCAGCGGGAGAAGTACACCGCCTACGTCGACGCCCGGACGCCGCGGACCGCGAAGCCTCAGGGCCCGGCGAACATGCTCTTCGCCCAGGACCTGGTCGGGACCTCGGACGAGATCGCCGAGCGCCTCTACGCCCACGCCGCGTTCCGGGACGTCACCGAGGTCGTGTTCGCGCTGCCGTTCAGCTTCGCCGCCGCCGACTACGAGCAGATCCTGACCGACATCGCGACCAAGCTCGGCCCGGCCCTGGGCTGGTCGCCGCGCTGA
- a CDS encoding MSMEG_0567/sll0787 family protein produces the protein MTVIDPRPAGDRVDGPGPRFTTGGAPWATPSSRWVADELLGGRPRTAADSVTITEVPASDARDPLVTAYRDLRRAVFIDEQGLFDGRPSGDHDDHDDDPRALVLLAQDHDGELLGGVRLAPADAGTPDLGWWCGSRLVVAPGARRRAGARVGAALIRAACARAESAGVLRFEADVQPANETLFLRLGWDRVRDTTAAGRPHVRMRWPIGKIQKLVDATKAPLGALVRGLGPEGFVGDDGAPVPGSEMIAACDAIVPAMVERDPEWAGWCGVLVNVNDLAAMGARPVGLLDAVGARDPSFAHRILTGMREAAAAYGVPILGGHTQLDVPASLSLTALGTTPHPVPAGGGRAGHRVRLTADLGGGWRPGYTGRQWDSTSSRTRAELTAMVGAIGPAAAHRPAAAKDVSMAGLAGTLGMLAEASGTGAVLDVASVPRPSGASVGDWFTCFPGFALITADEPGAPLPDAGPAVSAECGELVPGAGVALRWPDGETTTAVHGTVTGMGTATGWGRTT, from the coding sequence ATGACCGTCATCGACCCCCGCCCCGCCGGCGATCGCGTCGACGGCCCCGGCCCCCGGTTCACGACCGGCGGGGCGCCCTGGGCGACCCCGTCCTCGCGCTGGGTCGCCGACGAGCTGCTCGGCGGTCGCCCGCGCACCGCCGCCGACTCGGTGACGATCACCGAGGTCCCCGCCTCCGACGCCCGCGACCCGCTGGTGACGGCCTACCGCGACCTGCGCCGCGCCGTCTTCATCGACGAGCAGGGCCTGTTCGACGGCCGTCCCTCCGGCGACCACGACGACCACGACGACGACCCGCGCGCCCTGGTCCTGCTCGCCCAAGACCACGACGGCGAGCTGCTCGGCGGGGTCCGCCTGGCCCCGGCCGACGCCGGGACGCCGGACCTGGGCTGGTGGTGCGGCAGCCGGCTCGTCGTCGCACCGGGTGCCCGCCGCCGCGCCGGGGCCCGGGTCGGTGCCGCGCTGATCCGCGCCGCCTGCGCTCGGGCCGAGTCCGCGGGGGTCCTGCGGTTCGAGGCCGACGTGCAGCCGGCCAACGAGACCCTGTTCCTCCGCCTGGGCTGGGACCGGGTCCGGGACACGACCGCCGCCGGACGCCCGCACGTCCGGATGCGGTGGCCGATCGGGAAGATCCAGAAGCTCGTCGACGCCACCAAGGCCCCGCTCGGAGCCCTGGTCCGGGGTCTGGGGCCGGAGGGCTTCGTCGGTGACGACGGCGCACCGGTGCCGGGCAGCGAGATGATCGCCGCCTGCGACGCGATCGTCCCGGCGATGGTCGAGCGCGACCCCGAGTGGGCCGGCTGGTGCGGCGTGCTCGTCAACGTCAACGACCTGGCCGCCATGGGTGCGCGACCGGTCGGGCTGCTCGACGCCGTCGGCGCGCGGGACCCCTCGTTCGCGCACCGGATCCTGACCGGGATGCGGGAGGCGGCCGCCGCCTACGGCGTCCCGATCCTCGGCGGGCACACCCAGCTCGACGTCCCGGCGTCGCTGTCGCTGACCGCACTCGGCACCACACCGCACCCGGTCCCGGCCGGTGGCGGGCGGGCCGGGCACCGGGTCCGGCTCACCGCCGACCTCGGCGGCGGCTGGCGCCCGGGCTACACCGGGCGCCAGTGGGACTCGACGTCGTCCCGGACCCGCGCCGAGCTCACCGCCATGGTCGGCGCGATCGGCCCGGCCGCCGCGCACCGCCCGGCCGCGGCCAAGGACGTCTCCATGGCGGGGCTGGCCGGCACGCTCGGCATGCTGGCCGAGGCCTCCGGCACCGGCGCCGTCCTCGACGTCGCCTCCGTCCCGCGCCCGTCCGGGGCGAGCGTCGGCGACTGGTTCACCTGCTTCCCGGGCTTCGCCCTGATCACCGCCGACGAGCCGGGCGCCCCGCTCCCGGACGCCGGACCGGCCGTCTCCGCGGAGTGCGGCGAGCTCGTCCCGGGAGCCGGCGTCGCGCTGCGCTGGCCCGACGGGGAGACCACCACCGCGGTACACGGCACCGTGACCGGCATGGGCACGGCAACCGGATGGGGACGCACGACATGA
- a CDS encoding MSMEG_0568 family radical SAM protein → MSDPDPNDSDLGLHARTEMAVRGVAIDPPTSPAAPANVTDLGSVIPLRRPGGAGPSADGHVLVDGLRTTVPIVESSPYRLRDGRLVRREVDGGVTDMGVAVDTVDRPAFYDLTTSDGVSYEKIARLHGNDVLATTVVQTCVRYGEADRCRFCAIEQSLDAGATTAVKTPDQLAEVAEAAVRLDGVKQMVLTTGTSNGRDRGARHLARCVRAIKAAAPGLPVQVQCEPPSPDDLDALTELRDAGADAIGIHVESLDDDVRRRWMPGKATVPLSQYRTAWDESVRLFGRSAVSTYLIVGLGEDPDELVAGAAELIDRGVYPFVVPYRPIPGTLAFADGDPAPDADLLADVTARVAKTLQAAGMRGSDQAAGCAACGACSALSAVGG, encoded by the coding sequence ATGTCCGACCCCGATCCGAACGACTCCGACCTCGGCCTGCACGCCCGTACCGAGATGGCCGTTCGCGGTGTGGCGATCGACCCTCCGACCTCTCCTGCGGCCCCGGCGAACGTGACCGACCTCGGATCGGTCATCCCGCTGCGCCGTCCCGGTGGCGCCGGACCGTCGGCCGACGGGCACGTGCTCGTCGACGGCCTCAGGACCACCGTCCCGATCGTCGAGTCCAGTCCGTACCGCCTGCGTGACGGGCGGCTGGTGCGCCGCGAGGTCGACGGCGGCGTCACGGACATGGGCGTCGCCGTCGACACCGTCGACCGCCCCGCCTTCTACGACCTCACCACCTCCGACGGCGTCTCCTACGAGAAGATCGCCCGCCTGCACGGGAACGACGTGCTCGCCACGACCGTCGTGCAGACCTGTGTGCGCTACGGCGAGGCCGACCGCTGCCGGTTCTGCGCGATCGAGCAGTCCCTCGACGCCGGCGCGACGACCGCCGTCAAGACGCCCGACCAGCTCGCCGAGGTCGCCGAGGCCGCCGTCCGCCTGGACGGGGTGAAGCAGATGGTGCTCACGACCGGCACCAGCAACGGCCGTGACCGCGGCGCCCGGCACCTCGCCCGCTGCGTGCGCGCGATCAAGGCCGCGGCGCCCGGCCTCCCGGTGCAGGTGCAGTGCGAGCCCCCGTCGCCGGACGACCTCGACGCCCTCACCGAGCTGCGCGACGCGGGCGCGGACGCGATCGGGATCCACGTCGAGTCCCTCGACGACGACGTCCGGCGCCGCTGGATGCCCGGCAAGGCGACCGTCCCGCTGTCGCAGTACCGGACGGCGTGGGACGAGTCGGTGCGCCTGTTCGGGCGCAGCGCCGTCTCGACCTACCTGATCGTCGGTCTCGGCGAGGATCCGGACGAGCTCGTCGCGGGCGCCGCGGAGCTGATCGACCGGGGCGTCTACCCGTTCGTCGTCCCCTACCGCCCGATCCCGGGCACCCTGGCCTTCGCCGACGGCGACCCCGCACCCGATGCCGACCTGCTCGCCGACGTCACCGCACGGGTGGCCAAGACGTTGCAGGCCGCGGGCATGCGCGGGTCCGACCAGGCCGCCGGCTGCGCGGCCTGCGGTGCCTGCAGCGCGCTGTCCGCGGTCGGGGGCTGA
- a CDS encoding MSMEG_0572/Sll0783 family nitrogen starvation response protein encodes MTTVELSDVEKKSLEEIPHPSLPEGSSIYGGTKVFPDLQAENGESYFTLVHGIAHESSVSFVAVLQATRALRKGFESAMYFYGPGSLNCLATRGFPTTGTSAFPGEHNINDQLKTFIGEGGKVYCCRFGLSLHGAREEDLIEGVIPTHPLDVQDALIHYARKGAIINSTYQL; translated from the coding sequence GTGACCACCGTTGAGCTGTCCGACGTCGAGAAGAAGAGCCTCGAGGAGATCCCGCACCCCTCCCTGCCCGAGGGCTCGAGCATCTACGGCGGCACCAAGGTCTTCCCGGACCTGCAGGCCGAGAACGGGGAGTCCTACTTCACCCTCGTCCACGGCATCGCGCACGAGTCCTCGGTGAGCTTCGTGGCGGTGCTGCAGGCCACCCGCGCACTGCGCAAGGGGTTCGAGTCGGCGATGTACTTCTACGGCCCGGGTTCGCTGAACTGCCTGGCCACCCGCGGATTCCCCACCACCGGGACGTCCGCGTTCCCGGGTGAGCACAACATCAACGACCAGCTCAAGACGTTCATCGGCGAGGGCGGCAAGGTCTACTGCTGCCGCTTCGGACTGTCGCTGCACGGAGCGCGCGAGGAGGACCTCATCGAGGGCGTCATCCCGACGCACCCGCTCGACGTCCAGGACGCGCTCATCCACTACGCCCGCAAGGGCGCGATCATCAATTCGACCTACCAGCTCTGA
- a CDS encoding MDR family MFS transporter, with protein MNGDPPPAPAPEKIDKRLVQTAFVLVLGTFMATLDATIVSVGIGTLAREFDVGVTEVQWVSTAYLLAVVAAVPASGWLADRFGGRRTWITAVVVFLLASVLCALSWSLTSLVVFRVLQGLAGGLLPPTGQALLARAAGPRRIGRMISIVGIVPLLSPVLGPLVGGSILSVADWPWLFLVNIPIGLVAVVLGLRVVTAHSPAAAGARFDLRGAMLLSPGLAVLVLGLTEIGDGGGATTLAVAGVVVGAAMLAGFVVHGLRTRATPLIDPRLFTRPPFGAAALALVILGASMFGALFLLPLYLQTGRGLSAWETGLLLAPQGVGAAVGSIVVNRTVDRLATRTLVLTGIALIAAGTVVFTQLDHAPPDGLIAASLLIRGLGIAMIGAPVMALVYRTMEPAMIPRASGALNLLSTVGGSIGTAVLAVVLQSRLDARAPAGDAGVTLAFADTFWWVLGFCLVAVLGASRLSRRSAARDAESSAAG; from the coding sequence GTGAACGGGGACCCGCCTCCGGCCCCGGCACCGGAGAAGATCGACAAGAGGCTGGTGCAGACGGCGTTCGTGCTGGTTCTGGGCACGTTCATGGCGACCCTGGACGCCACGATCGTCTCCGTCGGCATCGGCACGCTGGCGCGCGAGTTCGACGTCGGCGTCACCGAGGTCCAGTGGGTCAGCACCGCCTACCTTCTCGCCGTGGTCGCCGCCGTCCCGGCGTCGGGGTGGCTCGCCGACCGCTTCGGCGGGCGGCGCACCTGGATCACCGCGGTCGTGGTGTTCCTGCTGGCGTCGGTGCTGTGCGCGCTGTCCTGGTCGCTGACCAGCCTGGTGGTGTTCCGGGTGCTGCAGGGACTGGCCGGGGGACTGCTGCCCCCGACCGGGCAGGCGTTGCTCGCCCGGGCCGCCGGGCCGCGCCGGATCGGCCGGATGATCAGCATCGTCGGGATCGTCCCGCTGCTGTCCCCGGTGCTCGGGCCGCTGGTCGGCGGGTCGATCCTCTCGGTCGCGGACTGGCCCTGGCTGTTCCTGGTCAACATCCCGATCGGGCTCGTCGCCGTCGTGCTCGGGCTGCGCGTGGTCACGGCCCATTCGCCGGCGGCCGCGGGGGCCCGCTTCGACCTGCGCGGCGCCATGCTGCTTTCGCCGGGCCTGGCCGTCCTCGTGCTGGGGCTGACCGAGATCGGCGACGGCGGTGGAGCGACGACGCTCGCGGTCGCCGGGGTCGTGGTCGGCGCGGCGATGCTCGCCGGGTTCGTCGTGCACGGGCTGCGCACCCGCGCGACCCCGCTGATCGACCCGCGGCTGTTCACCCGGCCCCCGTTCGGTGCCGCGGCACTGGCCCTGGTGATCCTCGGTGCGTCGATGTTCGGCGCGCTGTTCCTGCTGCCGCTCTACCTGCAGACCGGGCGGGGCCTGAGCGCCTGGGAGACCGGACTGCTCCTGGCCCCGCAGGGGGTCGGCGCCGCCGTGGGCTCGATCGTCGTCAACCGGACCGTCGACCGTCTCGCGACGCGGACGCTGGTCCTGACCGGGATCGCCCTGATCGCCGCCGGCACGGTCGTGTTCACCCAGCTCGACCACGCTCCGCCGGACGGCCTGATCGCCGCGTCGCTGCTGATCCGCGGCCTGGGCATCGCGATGATCGGGGCGCCGGTGATGGCGCTGGTGTACCGCACGATGGAACCGGCGATGATCCCGCGCGCGTCCGGTGCCCTGAACCTGTTGAGCACGGTCGGCGGGTCGATCGGCACCGCGGTCCTGGCGGTGGTCCTGCAGAGCCGGCTCGACGCCCGCGCACCCGCCGGCGACGCCGGCGTCACCCTGGCCTTCGCCGACACGTTCTGGTGGGTGCTCGGGTTCTGCCTGGTCGCCGTGCTGGGGGCGTCGAGGCTGTCGCGCCGTTCGGCGGCGCGGGACGCGGAGTCGTCGGCGGCGGGGTGA
- a CDS encoding carbon-nitrogen hydrolase family protein, with protein sequence MVRLAAAAASFSRDVAFDLDRIGVIISHARDAGAAVLALPDGALGGYLDDLRDPDPGSLPPELDPDGEEIRAVIRLAGDMVVCLGYCEGGPPDEHGPVRYNAAVCLTGDGVLGRHRKVHHPPGVAPLFRPGHCFTAFDTPAGRMGMMIDHDKTFPEAARALALDGAGVIACLSAWPTSLTNRAPRMTQDRQARLFDLYDQSRAAENQVVWLSANQSGRNGALHFLGRAKVVGPGGEVLARTWSKGGLAMAEVDPPAMIGAARAVLHHLEERRPDTYGRCR encoded by the coding sequence GTGGTGCGCCTCGCCGCCGCGGCGGCCAGCTTCTCCCGTGACGTCGCGTTCGACCTCGACCGGATCGGGGTGATCATCTCGCACGCGCGCGACGCCGGGGCGGCGGTCCTGGCGCTGCCCGACGGGGCGCTCGGCGGCTACCTCGACGACCTGCGCGACCCGGACCCCGGCTCGTTGCCGCCGGAGCTGGATCCCGACGGCGAGGAGATCCGGGCGGTGATCCGCCTGGCCGGGGACATGGTCGTCTGCCTGGGCTACTGCGAGGGCGGGCCGCCCGACGAACACGGGCCGGTGCGCTACAACGCCGCCGTCTGCCTCACCGGCGACGGGGTGCTCGGCCGGCACCGCAAGGTGCACCACCCGCCCGGGGTCGCCCCGCTGTTCCGTCCCGGGCACTGCTTCACCGCCTTCGACACCCCCGCCGGGCGGATGGGCATGATGATCGACCACGACAAGACGTTCCCGGAGGCGGCCCGGGCGCTGGCCCTCGACGGCGCGGGCGTCATCGCCTGCCTGTCGGCGTGGCCGACGTCGCTGACCAACCGCGCACCGCGGATGACCCAGGACCGTCAGGCCCGCCTGTTCGACCTCTACGACCAGTCCCGCGCGGCCGAGAACCAGGTCGTGTGGCTCTCGGCGAACCAGAGCGGGCGCAACGGCGCGCTGCACTTCCTGGGCCGGGCCAAGGTCGTCGGGCCGGGCGGCGAGGTGCTCGCCCGGACCTGGTCCAAGGGCGGTCTGGCCATGGCCGAGGTCGACCCGCCCGCGATGATCGGTGCCGCCCGCGCGGTGCTGCACCACCTCGAGGAACGGCGACCGGACACCTACGGCCGTTGCCGGTAA
- a CDS encoding nitrile hydratase accessory protein, giving the protein MTALLDTDGPGSPPRDNGELVFAEPWESRAFGMAVALADAGAFTWDAFRDRLIARIARWEAEHGVDNPSFRYYRCWLRALEDVLVSAGELAPGDVLNRSSTLAERPAGHDHDH; this is encoded by the coding sequence GTGACCGCCCTCCTCGACACCGACGGCCCGGGCTCGCCGCCGCGCGACAACGGCGAGCTCGTCTTCGCCGAGCCGTGGGAGAGCCGCGCCTTCGGCATGGCCGTCGCCCTCGCCGACGCCGGGGCGTTCACCTGGGACGCCTTCCGGGACCGTCTCATCGCCCGGATCGCCCGGTGGGAGGCCGAGCACGGCGTCGACAACCCGTCGTTCCGCTACTACCGATGCTGGCTCCGTGCGCTGGAGGACGTCCTGGTCTCCGCAGGTGAGCTCGCTCCGGGGGACGTGCTGAACCGCTCGTCGACCCTGGCGGAGCGTCCCGCCGGACACGACCACGACCACTGA
- a CDS encoding DUF5996 family protein, translating into MELFPPIPYTGWADTLATVHRFAQVVGRVRLGASPRRNHWWNVPFHLTGRGLTTRPMGLDPTFAIDFDFHSHLLRIDVVDGRSASFPLVGRSVAGFHADVVAGLAAFGIDSGDLAGARPFDLPDAGRPFAEDTEHAHYDAAAVTRYWQVLSQVNVVLEEFAGRFSGKTSPVHHFWHTFDIALTRFADTAVDHPPSTDPVTREAYSREVVSTGFWFGDPANPFPAFYSYTAPEPAGLADEPLPAGASWVAAGSSHLAVLPYDTARAAADPVATVLEFAEAAYRAGATRAGWDVEAHASGGGVTDPHRR; encoded by the coding sequence ATGGAGCTCTTCCCACCGATCCCGTACACGGGCTGGGCCGACACCCTGGCCACCGTGCACCGCTTCGCCCAGGTGGTCGGCCGGGTCCGGCTCGGCGCGAGCCCACGCCGCAACCACTGGTGGAACGTGCCGTTCCACCTCACCGGACGCGGGCTGACGACCCGGCCGATGGGCCTGGACCCGACGTTCGCGATCGACTTCGACTTCCACTCCCATCTGCTGCGGATCGACGTCGTCGACGGACGATCGGCATCGTTCCCGCTGGTCGGACGGTCGGTGGCCGGGTTCCACGCCGACGTCGTCGCCGGGCTCGCGGCGTTCGGCATCGACTCCGGGGACCTCGCCGGTGCCCGCCCGTTCGACCTCCCCGACGCCGGGCGGCCGTTCGCCGAGGACACCGAGCACGCGCACTACGACGCGGCGGCGGTCACCCGGTACTGGCAGGTGCTCAGCCAGGTCAACGTCGTGCTCGAGGAGTTCGCGGGCCGCTTCTCCGGCAAGACCAGCCCGGTGCACCACTTCTGGCACACGTTCGACATCGCGCTCACCCGGTTCGCCGACACCGCCGTCGACCACCCGCCGTCGACCGACCCGGTGACCCGCGAGGCCTACTCGCGCGAGGTCGTGAGCACCGGGTTCTGGTTCGGCGACCCGGCCAACCCGTTCCCGGCGTTCTACTCCTACACCGCCCCGGAACCGGCCGGCCTGGCCGACGAGCCGCTGCCGGCGGGCGCGAGCTGGGTGGCCGCCGGGAGCAGCCACCTCGCGGTGCTCCCGTACGACACCGCCCGCGCGGCCGCGGATCCCGTGGCCACGGTGCTGGAGTTCGCCGAGGCCGCCTACCGGGCGGGCGCGACCCGGGCCGGCTGGGACGTCGAGGCCCACGCCAGCGGAGGCGGCGTCACCGACCCGCACCGCCGCTGA
- a CDS encoding carbon-nitrogen hydrolase family protein produces the protein MTRTTFAAAAAGFVRDLDEDFARIETIVADARSRDVALLALPEAALGGYLSSLHGDNGGDPDDVPPQLDADGPEIKRLASLAGDMVVTAGYCERGDDGSGLPYNSCVAVTGDGVLGHHRKVHQPLNEHNSYAAGDRFAAFDTPVGRIGMMICYDKAFPEAARALALDGARIGVCMSAWPASRTHRAPVIAEDRWAKRFDLFDRARALENQIVWVSANQAGTFGDMHLVGNAKVVDPGGEVLAATGTDAGLAVASVDVDEAVSSARRFMGHLRDMRPASYASPAA, from the coding sequence ATGACGAGAACGACCTTCGCCGCGGCCGCCGCCGGTTTCGTCCGCGATCTCGACGAGGACTTCGCCCGCATCGAGACGATCGTCGCCGACGCCCGGTCCCGCGACGTCGCCCTGCTCGCCCTGCCCGAGGCCGCCCTGGGCGGGTACCTCTCCTCCCTCCACGGTGACAACGGTGGGGACCCCGACGACGTCCCCCCGCAGCTCGACGCCGACGGGCCGGAGATCAAGCGCCTGGCCTCCCTGGCCGGGGACATGGTCGTCACCGCGGGCTACTGCGAGCGCGGGGACGACGGGAGCGGCCTGCCCTACAACAGCTGCGTCGCCGTGACCGGCGACGGCGTGCTCGGGCACCACCGCAAGGTCCACCAGCCGCTCAACGAGCACAACTCCTACGCCGCGGGTGACCGGTTCGCCGCGTTCGACACCCCGGTCGGGCGGATCGGCATGATGATCTGTTACGACAAGGCCTTCCCGGAGGCCGCCCGCGCCCTCGCCCTGGACGGCGCGCGGATCGGCGTCTGCATGTCCGCCTGGCCCGCGTCGCGCACCCACCGCGCACCGGTGATCGCCGAGGACCGCTGGGCCAAACGGTTCGACCTGTTCGACCGGGCCAGAGCACTGGAGAACCAGATCGTCTGGGTCTCGGCCAACCAGGCCGGGACGTTCGGGGACATGCACCTGGTCGGCAACGCGAAGGTCGTCGACCCGGGCGGCGAGGTCCTCGCGGCCACCGGCACCGACGCCGGGCTGGCCGTCGCCTCGGTCGACGTCGACGAGGCCGTCTCCTCGGCCCGCCGGTTCATGGGCCACCTGCGCGACATGCGGCCGGCCAGCTACGCGTCACCGGCCGCCTAG
- a CDS encoding DUF5709 domain-containing protein: protein MPDPDEGDDTTLEQLDSEDTLTDPRVDKLDEGWSPPERPRGLETWGITPEEEHTGEPLDGRLRRKEPDVDPYAETGDGIGDTSDTDGEPYDREVGDDRAGRLTYADYGADDFFDADVGRQNSDEVFATDVGIDGAAASAEEAAVHVVPDERV, encoded by the coding sequence GTGCCCGACCCCGACGAAGGCGACGACACCACCCTCGAGCAGCTCGACTCCGAGGACACCCTCACCGACCCGCGGGTCGACAAGCTCGACGAGGGCTGGTCGCCGCCCGAGCGCCCGCGCGGCCTGGAGACCTGGGGCATCACCCCCGAGGAGGAGCACACCGGCGAGCCGCTCGACGGACGGCTGCGCCGCAAGGAGCCCGACGTCGACCCGTACGCGGAGACCGGCGACGGCATCGGTGACACCTCCGACACCGACGGCGAGCCCTACGACCGCGAGGTCGGCGACGACCGCGCCGGGCGTCTGACCTACGCCGACTACGGCGCGGACGACTTCTTCGACGCCGACGTCGGCCGCCAGAACTCCGACGAAGTCTTCGCCACCGACGTCGGCATCGACGGAGCCGCCGCCAGCGCCGAGGAGGCCGCCGTCCACGTGGTGCCGGACGAGAGGGTCTGA
- the nthA gene encoding nitrile hydratase subunit alpha, with product MSIPPDRIPPALRTEALEQLLTERGLVDPSVMERFIATYERDVGPLNGARVVARAWTDPGYRAALLCDGTAAIEEMGFSGPQGEHIVVLEQSEEVHHVVVCTLCSCYPWPVLGLPPSWYKDPAYRARVVREPRTVLSEMGLDVPPERRIEVWDSSAEVRYLVLPQRPAGTGSWDADALAGIVTRDAMVGVAEVSAA from the coding sequence ATGAGCATCCCGCCCGACCGGATCCCGCCCGCCCTGCGGACCGAGGCGCTGGAGCAGCTGCTCACCGAGCGCGGCCTCGTCGACCCGTCGGTGATGGAGAGGTTCATCGCCACCTACGAGCGCGACGTCGGCCCGCTCAACGGCGCCCGCGTGGTGGCCCGGGCCTGGACCGACCCCGGCTACCGGGCCGCCCTGCTGTGCGACGGGACGGCGGCGATCGAGGAGATGGGTTTCTCCGGCCCGCAGGGCGAACACATCGTGGTCCTCGAGCAGAGCGAGGAGGTGCACCACGTCGTGGTCTGCACGCTGTGCTCCTGCTATCCGTGGCCGGTCCTGGGCCTGCCGCCGTCCTGGTACAAGGACCCGGCCTACCGCGCCCGGGTCGTCCGAGAGCCCCGCACGGTGCTCTCGGAGATGGGCCTCGACGTCCCGCCGGAGCGCCGGATCGAGGTCTGGGACTCCAGCGCCGAGGTGCGCTACCTCGTGCTCCCGCAACGCCCCGCCGGCACCGGGTCCTGGGATGCCGACGCCCTCGCCGGGATCGTCACCCGCGACGCGATGGTCGGGGTCGCGGAGGTGAGCGCGGCGTGA
- the nthB gene encoding nitrile hydratase subunit beta, translating to MDSIADLGGMQGWGRVRVPAADEPPFAEPWEGRAFAMTVLTMGRISGRNLDAFRHALARLHPVDYLVDGYYGRWLHAAELMLTDSSILGPGAVDARARRNGGETVTEPGVPEPDKPDYTPTAAGSLREVEQAPAFAEGDAVRTLDLHPVGPTKLPGYLRRRTGTVTAVCPAHVLPDTNAVFAGENAQHVYTVAFTSAELWGPGAEEFTLHAELFESYLEAAA from the coding sequence GTGGACTCGATCGCCGACCTCGGCGGGATGCAGGGGTGGGGGAGGGTGCGGGTCCCTGCCGCGGACGAGCCCCCGTTCGCCGAGCCGTGGGAGGGCCGCGCCTTCGCCATGACGGTGCTGACGATGGGCCGCATCTCGGGACGCAACCTCGACGCGTTCCGTCATGCGCTGGCCCGCCTGCACCCCGTCGACTACCTCGTCGACGGCTACTACGGCCGCTGGCTCCACGCCGCCGAGCTGATGCTGACCGACAGCAGCATCCTCGGCCCCGGTGCGGTCGACGCCCGGGCCCGGCGCAACGGCGGCGAGACGGTCACCGAGCCGGGGGTCCCCGAGCCGGACAAGCCCGACTACACGCCGACCGCCGCCGGGTCGCTGCGCGAGGTGGAGCAGGCCCCGGCGTTCGCCGAGGGCGACGCCGTGCGCACCCTCGACCTGCACCCGGTGGGGCCGACCAAGCTCCCCGGCTACCTGCGCCGCCGTACCGGGACCGTCACCGCCGTCTGCCCGGCGCACGTCCTGCCCGACACGAACGCCGTGTTCGCGGGCGAGAACGCCCAGCACGTCTACACCGTCGCGTTCACCTCGGCCGAGCTCTGGGGTCCCGGCGCCGAGGAGTTCACGCTGCACGCCGAGCTGTTCGAGAGCTACCTGGAGGCCGCGGCATGA